From Elephas maximus indicus isolate mEleMax1 chromosome 1, mEleMax1 primary haplotype, whole genome shotgun sequence, a single genomic window includes:
- the LOC126065974 gene encoding olfactory receptor 14J1-like, producing MANFTTMSGFFLMSFSSNPEIEILNASLFLVLYLGALTGNILIITATSVDNSLYSPMYFFLKHLSFLDLCYISVTVPRSICNSFMHSGNISLWECILQCFAFTVCGSSEMAMLTVMSYDRYVAICLPLRYETIMDVSTCVHGVLAVWISGVISGVMHTAATFSIHFCGENIIHQFFCNVPQLLKLSCSNDYVSELGVTGFLSLVAFLCFISIGLSYTHMFSTVLRIPSAKGRAKAFSTCLPHLGVIILFISTGALEFLNPPSNSPTALDFFLTVFYTVVPSTLNPVIYSLRNKAMKVALRKVLKERTSYLFC from the coding sequence ATGGCTAATTTCACTACGATGAGTGGGTTTTTTCTCATGAGTTTCTCTAGCAATCCTGAGATAGAAATCTTAAATGCTTCTTTGTTTTTAGTCTTATACTTGGGGGCTTTAACTGGTAATATTCTCATTATCACTGCAACTTCCGTGGACAATAGTCTCTACTCACCTATGTATTTCTTCCTGAAACATCTCTCCTTTTTGGATCTATGCTATATTTCTGTGACTGTACCAAGGTCCATTTGCAACTCTTTCATGCATAGCGGCAATATTTCCCTCTGGGAGTGCATACTGCAGTGTTTTGCATTCACTGTCTGTGGTTCTTCTGAGATGGCCATGCTCACAGtgatgtcctatgaccgctacgTGGCCATCTGCCTTCCACTGCGCTATGAAACCATCATGGATGTCAGCACCTGTGTTCATGGAGTTTTAGCTGTCTGGATAAGTGGAGTCATCTCTGGAGTCATGCATACAGCTGCTACTTTCTCTATTCACTTTTGTGGTGAAAATATCATTCACCAGTTCTTCTGCAATGTCCCCCAGCTCCTGAAACTCTCTTGTTCCAATGACTATGTCAGTGAGCTTGGGGTCACTGGCTTCCTGTCCTTGGTGGCCTTTCTTTGTTTCATCTCTATTGGCCTCTCCTACACACACATGTTCTCTACTGTGCTGAGGATCCCATCTGCTAAAGGCAGAGCCAAAGCTTTCTCTACTTGCCTCCCCCACCTTGGTGTTATCATATTGTTTATCTCTACTGGAGCTTTGGAGTTTCTAAACCCACCTTCTAACTCTCCGACTGCGCTAGACTTTTTCCTCactgttttttatactgttgtgCCCTCAACACTCAATCCAGTGATCTATAGCCTGAGGAATAAAGCCATGAAGGTAGCTTTAAGAaaggttttaaaagaaagaacaTCCTACCTGTTTTGCTGA
- the LOC126076854 gene encoding olfactory receptor 12D2-like translates to MLNQTSVTEFLLLGVTDIQELQPVLFVVFLTIYFGIVAGNGAILMIVISDPRLHSPMYFFLGNLSCLDISYSTVTLPKMLENFLSIHKAISFVGCISQLHFFHFLGSTEAMLLAVMALDRFVAICKPLRYNVIMNHQRCIQMASTTWVIGFFHAMLHSIMTSHLNFCGSNQIHHFFCDIKPLLELACGNTDLNQWLLNTVTGTIAMGSFLLTILSYFYIITCLFFKTYSCRMLHRALSTCASHFMVVILFYAPVVFTYIHPTSDSSMDEDRVIAIMYTVVTPVLNPLIYTLRNKEVKKALIRVIRRKL, encoded by the coding sequence ATGCTAAATCAAACCTCAGTCACTGAATTTCTCCTCCTGGGAGTGACAGACATCCAAGAACTGCAACCTGTTCTCTTTGTGGTTTTCCTCACCATCTACTTTGGCATTGTGGCTGGGAATGGAGCTATCCTGATGATTGTCATCTCTGATCCAAGACTCCATtcacccatgtatttcttcctgggAAACCTCTCGTGTCTAGATATCTCCTACTCCACAGTGACACTGCCAAAGATGCTAGAGAACTTCCTCTCTATACACAAAGCAATTTCTTTTGTGGGATGCATAAGCCAGCTTCATTTCTTTCACTTCCTGGGCAGCACAGAGGCCATGTTGTTGGCTGTGATGGCCTTGGACCGCTTCGTGGCTATCTGCAAACCACTTCGTTACAATGTCATCATGAATCATCAGCGCTGCATCCAGATGGCTAGTACAACCTGGGTCATTGGGTTTTTCCATGCCATGCTGCATTCCATAATGACCTCTCACTTGAACTTCTGTGGCTCCAACCAAATCCATCACTTCTTCTGTGATATTAAGCCTTTGCTGGAGTTGGCATGTGGGAACACTGACCTCAACCAGTGGCTGCTCAATACCGTCACAGGGACCATTGCCATGGGCTCATTTCTTCTCACAATTCTCTCCTATTTCTATATCATCACATGCCTCTTCTTTAAGACCTATTCATGCAGGATGCTTCACAGAGCATTGTCCACCTGTGCCTCCCACTTCATGGTagtcattcttttctatgctcctGTTGTCTTCACCTATATTCATCCCACCTCAGATAGCTCCATGGATGAGGACAGGGTCATTGCCATCATGTACACTGTGGTCACTCCTGTACTAAATCCATTAATCTATACTTTGAGGAACAAGGAAGTGAAGAAGGCTTTGATCAGGGTGATCAGAAGGAAGCTATGA